The nucleotide sequence ATCATGTCTCTATCATTGTATATGAATAAAGGTAAATTTTCCAGCTATTAAAATAGTTCTTACCAGCCTACTGCCAACTTTATTACAATATTCAAAGTAGAAACATAGGACTGTAGTGGTGTTCTGTGGAAAAGTCTGCAGCTATGCGCCTAAGACATGAGAGAGAGCCACAAGATTCATGGTTTTAAACAAACCTTAAACCAGCACATGTCATCAACTAATGTTTATATTCAGTTCCTTATGTTAGACATATAGAGATGAGTAAGATATAGCCCTTACCTTAAAGGGGCCCAAAAACTAGTGGGGACACAGATGATTAAAACTGAGAGCACTGGCTCATGGATATGTGTCTAAAAAACTTAGATAATACCAAGGAGAAATGAGTAACCCAGTGGGATTGAGAGTAAGATGAGACTAGTTGATTTCTAAGACACAAGGCTAGAAGGGAGGCAAGAACCATATCGTGAAAGGCTAAGGGGCTTGGATTCCATCCTCAGAGGTTCTAACACCTCACTGAGCATACCTGGAGAACTTCTTACAGTTCAGATTCCTGGATTCTTCCACCAGAGATCGAGTAGACAGGGCTAAAGTAGTTCCCCAGGAGGTTCTTATTTAGCTAGCAACCCCTAGACTGCACACTGACGTTTGGGAACCAATGCATTAGGTAATATTGAGCTACAGTATAGTTTTTAAGCTAGTTAATAAAATGGTCATATTAGCATTTTAGAAAGTTAAATCTGGTAGAGGTATAGAACAGTGGAATCATTTGAGAATCTCATTAAAATCTGATCCAGTAGTACTGTGGTTGGACATAAGACagctacatttctaacaagtgctCAGGTGAGTCTGGTACTGCCTATCTGAGAAACACACTGTGAGTAGCAAGGATACAGAGGACGAATTGGAATGGAAAGAAACTGTAGGTATGGAGGTCAGTTTTCAGCTGTCAACAATCATCTGGGTAAGAAATAGTGAGTATCGGAACTACTAGCAGTGTCTGGTAATGGCAAGAACAGGTTCCAGTAAAATGTAATGAGATAAAATTGACAAGACCAACTTAGGGAGTTAGTAAGATTTGGAGTTAAAAGTTCCAAGAATGGTGTGGTTGAAGCTTAGCTGTCTAGGTGGATGGTGATGACATTAACTAAAATATAGGATAAAGGAAAAGTAAGAAGGTGGCCTGGGGTGTGGAGGAGGGCTGGTTAGAGGAGTAAGTTTCTTGGAGTTAGAACAGGGGTAGCCAGAAGATTCAATTTGAATGTATTCAGTTTGAGGAGtctatgaaatatctaaaatttcaAGGTTAAATGGAAAAAGAGGAACTTATAGAGGACTAACAAATGTAGTCCTCTATAAGAAGAGATTGGTGGATAACAAAAAGAATAGTATCAAAGGCATTTCCAGGAGGGGGCAAGGTCACAGTTCATTGCCACAGAGACATCAAGCTAAAGATTATGTATGGTTTGATAAGAGTGCATAAAATTAAGGTTAAAAGGCTAATTTTCCAAGATGCTGATTGGCTAAAGGAAGATTATGAAGTATCCAAATTAGTTTATCTCTCAATCTTTTAATTTAAGGAAAAGTTTAGGAATAGAGCTAGTTTTTTCAAGTCACTCACAATGATAAGCTTCATAGTACCTttttcattcagatttttttttctttctttttttttcttacagattgATCATACTTGGAAGAGCTCTTATAACACATAGAGGAGGTGAAAACTAATGGACGAAAATTTTGTCATGCACTGAAAGAATAGCATTGTCTgtgaagttctatttttaaaaatgtctgcttGTAACACCTTTACTGAACACGTTTGGAAACCTGGTGAATGCAAGAATTGCTTTCAACCTAAAAGCTTGCATCAGCTCCCCCCAGACTCTGAGAAGGCTCCGATCACCCATGGCAATGTGAAAACTAATGCCAATCACAGTAACAACTACCGCATCAGGAACACCGGAAATACCCGGCCTCCTGTGGCTAAAAAACCCACTATAGCTGTGAAACCCACTATGATGGTGGCAGATGGACAAAGTGTATGTGGTGAGCTTAGCATCCAAGAGCACTGTGAGAACAGACCTGTCATCATAGGGTGGAACCGAAACAGAACTGCTTTGAGTCAGAAACCACTCAACAATAATAATGAAGATGATATTGAAGTATTTAGTCATGTTCCTAAGCCTTATGGCAATAATGATAGTGCAAAGAAGATATCAAATACCAATAATGGACTAACTGAAGTGTTAAAGGAGATAGCAGGTTTGGATAGCACCCCTCAGATAAGAGGAAATGAAACAAACTCCAGAGAAACATTCTTAGGAAGAATAAATGATTGCTATAAACGATCGCTGGAAAGAAAGCTTCCACCAAGTTGCATGCTGGGTGGTATGAAGGATACTCAGGGCAAGCATGTTATTCTGAGTGGGAGCACAGAAGTGATCAGTAACGAAGGGGGCCGGTTCTGTTACCCAGAGTTTTCCAGTGGCGAGGAGAGTGAGGAAGATGTACTTTTCAGCAACATGGAGGAGGAGCATGAGAGCTGGGATGAGAGCGATGAGGAGCTATTGGCTATGGAGATTCGCATGAGAGGGCAACCTCGCTTTGCCAACTTTAGGGCAAACACTTTGTCTCCTGTTCGATTCTTTGTGGATAAAAAATGGAATACTGTCCCACTGCGAAATAAGTCTCTGCAGAGAATCTGTGCTGTAGACTATGATGACAGCTATGATGAAATACTGAATGGCTATGAGGAAAATTCTGTGGTCTCTTACGGACAAGGAAGCATTCAGAGCATGGTGTCATCTGACTCCACATCCCCAGACTCTTCTCTAACAGAAGAATCACGTTCTGAGACAGCCAGTAGTTTATCCCAGAAGATTTGTAATGGGGGAATATCTCCTAGCAACCCAGGTGATTCTAAGGACACAAAGGAAATTGAGCCCAATTATGAAAGTCTCTCTGATAATCAGGAGAAGGACTCATCACAAGATTTCAAAAGCTCAATAAAAGTTCCAGAGACACACAAAGCAGTCCTTGCTCTCCGATTAGAAGAGAAAGATGGCAAGATTGCTGTACAAACTGAGAAGCAAGAAAGTAAAACCTCTACAGATATTGCTGGGCAAGCAGTAACCATAAACCTTGTCCCTGTGGAAGAACAAGCAAAGCCCTACCGAGTTGTGAATCTGGAACAGCCGTTGTGTAAGCCATATACCGTTGTGGATGTGTCAGCAGCCATGGCCAGTGAGCGCCTTGAGGGCCCTGTTAACAGCCCCAAGACAAAAAGCTCATCTTCTACTCCAAACTCTCCAGTGGCATCACCTGCATTGACATCAGGACAAGTAAGTGCCCATTTCCAAAAATCCAGTGCAATCCGATACCAGGAAGTATGGACTTCCAGCACCAGTCCACGACAAAAGATACCTAAAGTGGAATTAATTACTGGTAGAACTGGACCAAATGTCCCTCCAAGGAAAACCTGTCACAAATCAGCTCCTACTTCACCCACAGCTACAAACATTTCCTCCAAAACCATCCCCGTTAAGTCACCTAATttgtctgaaataaaatttaatagttaCAACAATGCTGGTATGCCACCTTTTCCAATTATCATTCATGATGAGCCAACTTATGCTCGAAGTTCCAAAAATGCTATCAAAGTTCCCATTGTTATTAATCCAAATGCATATGACAATCTAGCCATCTACAAAAGTTTTCTGGGAACAAGTGGAGAACTCTCAGTGAAGGAAAAAACCACAAGCGTAATAAGCCATacttatgaagaaatagaaactgaAAGCAAAGTGTCTGATAACACCACTAACAAACCCACCGAATGTCCTCAACCTAAAGGGGTTTCAAACAGCACAGAGCGTAAAAGGGGCTCCGTGGCTCAGAAGGTTCAGGAGTTTAACAACTGTCTCAACAGAGGTCAGTCTTCACCACAGAGAAGCTATAGTTCCAGCCACAACTCCCCAGCAAACATACAGAGAACCACTGAGGAGCCTATGGCCAAAACAGAGGGTGTTCAGGAGTCTCAGATGGTGGGCAGTGGCGGCGGCAGCAGCAACAGGGAGAAAGCAAGTGCGGTGCTTTCTCAGATTGTGGCTTCCATCCAGCCCCCACAGTCTCCTCCAGAAGCACCTCAGTCTGGCCCTGACGTCTGCAGTGTGGAGGAGCTCTATGCCATTCCTCCAGATGCCGGTGCTGCTAAAGCGGCACTGAAGAGTGCACCAGCCCGGCCCAAGTCTCTCTTTACAGCTCAGTCTAGTGGTGAAGCTGAAGCCCCTCAGACCGTAGAAAGTCCTACCACCAAAGAACAGAAAGATCCACTCACAAAGCCAGTCACCTCCCCTCCCTCCAAGCTAGTGACTAACCTCCAAAGTGAGCCACCACCTCCTTTTCCCCCACCACGCTCTACTTCCTCTCCTTACCATGCAAGTAACCTTTTGCAGAGGCATTTCACCAACTGGACCAAGCCAACCAGCCCTGCCAGATCAACAGAAGCCGAATCAGTTTTGCATTCTGAAGGGAGCAGGCGGGCAGCCGACGCAAAGCCTAAGCGCTGGATATCATTTAAAAGCTTCTTCCGCCGTCGGAAAACAGATGAAGAGGATGACAAAGAAAAAGAGCGAGAGAAAGGGAAACTGGTGGGCTTGGATGGCACAGTCATCCAcatgctgcctcctcctccagtGCAGCGACAGCACTGGTTCACAGAGACAAAAGGAGAGCCCAGTGAGAAGCCAGCCATTGTCTTCTTGTACAGGTGTGACCCCGCCCAAGGCCAGCTGAGCGTGGATCAGAGCAAGGCTGGGGCAGACCAGACAGCAGTCACGGAGAAGGGTAGGACAGAGGGTGCATTACTGCAGGACtcagaggagaagaagaaaaggaatcatTCTTCTCCATCACAGATTCCTAAAAAAATTCTCAGGTATGTAAAATAGAGTGGCAGcatatggaattttttaaaatgcattttcaggTAGTAagttttttatatcttttaagatTGCCTAAGAGCCATTTCTGTTTGTAAGTAG is from Microcebus murinus isolate Inina chromosome 6, M.murinus_Inina_mat1.0, whole genome shotgun sequence and encodes:
- the PEAK1 gene encoding inactive tyrosine-protein kinase PEAK1, whose product is MSACNTFTEHVWKPGECKNCFQPKSLHQLPPDSEKAPITHGNVKTNANHSNNYRIRNTGNTRPPVAKKPTIAVKPTMMVADGQSVCGELSIQEHCENRPVIIGWNRNRTALSQKPLNNNNEDDIEVFSHVPKPYGNNDSAKKISNTNNGLTEVLKEIAGLDSTPQIRGNETNSRETFLGRINDCYKRSLERKLPPSCMLGGMKDTQGKHVILSGSTEVISNEGGRFCYPEFSSGEESEEDVLFSNMEEEHESWDESDEELLAMEIRMRGQPRFANFRANTLSPVRFFVDKKWNTVPLRNKSLQRICAVDYDDSYDEILNGYEENSVVSYGQGSIQSMVSSDSTSPDSSLTEESRSETASSLSQKICNGGISPSNPGDSKDTKEIEPNYESLSDNQEKDSSQDFKSSIKVPETHKAVLALRLEEKDGKIAVQTEKQESKTSTDIAGQAVTINLVPVEEQAKPYRVVNLEQPLCKPYTVVDVSAAMASERLEGPVNSPKTKSSSSTPNSPVASPALTSGQVSAHFQKSSAIRYQEVWTSSTSPRQKIPKVELITGRTGPNVPPRKTCHKSAPTSPTATNISSKTIPVKSPNLSEIKFNSYNNAGMPPFPIIIHDEPTYARSSKNAIKVPIVINPNAYDNLAIYKSFLGTSGELSVKEKTTSVISHTYEEIETESKVSDNTTNKPTECPQPKGVSNSTERKRGSVAQKVQEFNNCLNRGQSSPQRSYSSSHNSPANIQRTTEEPMAKTEGVQESQMVGSGGGSSNREKASAVLSQIVASIQPPQSPPEAPQSGPDVCSVEELYAIPPDAGAAKAALKSAPARPKSLFTAQSSGEAEAPQTVESPTTKEQKDPLTKPVTSPPSKLVTNLQSEPPPPFPPPRSTSSPYHASNLLQRHFTNWTKPTSPARSTEAESVLHSEGSRRAADAKPKRWISFKSFFRRRKTDEEDDKEKEREKGKLVGLDGTVIHMLPPPPVQRQHWFTETKGEPSEKPAIVFLYRCDPAQGQLSVDQSKAGADQTAVTEKGRTEGALLQDSEEKKKRNHSSPSQIPKKILSHMTHEVTEDFSPRDPKSVVKQDGGGCPSATPALPLPELKREEEKDDISDPLDLNPCSATYSNLGQSRAAMIPPKHPRQPKGALDDTIAFGGKTDQEAPNASQPTPPPLPKKMIIRANTEPISKDLQKSMESSLCVLANPTYDIDPNWDASSAGSSISYELKGLDIESYDSLERPLHKERPVPSAANSISSLTTLSIKDRFSNSMESLSSRRGPSCRPGRGIPKPKRQALYRGLENREEVVGKIRSLHTDALKKLAVKCEDLFMAGQKDQLRFGVDSWSDFRLTSDKPCCEAGDAVYYTASYAKDPLNNYAVKICRSKAKESQQYYHSLAVRQSLAVHFNIQQDCGHFLAEVPNRLLPWEDPNAPGKEEDEMEESEEETKGETDGENLECSSEAELSLKESQGVSSKKQRSHVVVITREVPCLTVADFVRDSLAQHGKSPDLYERQVCLLLLQLCSGLEHLKPYHVTHCDLRLENLLLVHYQPGGTTQGLGPAEPSPTSSCPTRLIVSNFSQAKQKSHLVDPEILRDQSRLAPEIITATQYKKCDEFQTGILIYEMLHLPNPFDENPELKEKEYTRADLPRIPLRSPYSRGLQQLASCLLNPNPSERILISDARGILQCLLWGPREDLFQTLTASPSLVQRNSLLQNWLDIKRALLMIKFAEKSLDREGGVSLEDWLCAQYLAFATTDSLSCVVKILQHR